One stretch of Rhodoferax lithotrophicus DNA includes these proteins:
- a CDS encoding SDR family NAD(P)-dependent oxidoreductase, with product MPTSHPIALVTGGSRGLGKSTALHLARLGHDVILTYMTQQTQAEAVVADIEAMGQKAVAMALNLSDSRSFAGFATQVSAALQTHWAQTTFNVLVNNAGTGSHASLMDTTEAQFDEMVNVHLKGPLFLTQKLLPLMADGGRIVNLSSGLTRFALPGFAAYAAVKGAVEVLSRYMAKELGPRGIAVNTVAPGAIATDFGGGAVRDNPQLHDFIASQTALGRVGEADDIGAMVASLATSDNRWINAQRIEVSGGMFI from the coding sequence ATGCCTACCTCACACCCCATCGCCCTGGTCACCGGCGGCAGCCGCGGTCTTGGCAAAAGCACGGCCTTACATCTTGCCCGGCTCGGCCATGATGTCATCCTGACCTACATGACCCAGCAGACCCAAGCCGAAGCGGTAGTTGCCGACATTGAGGCCATGGGACAAAAAGCGGTGGCGATGGCACTCAACCTGTCCGACAGCCGCAGCTTTGCAGGCTTTGCCACGCAGGTTTCTGCCGCGCTGCAAACCCATTGGGCGCAGACGACTTTCAATGTGCTGGTCAACAACGCGGGAACCGGCAGCCACGCCAGCCTGATGGACACCACAGAGGCGCAATTTGACGAAATGGTGAATGTGCATCTGAAAGGCCCACTCTTTTTGACACAAAAGTTGTTGCCCTTGATGGCGGACGGCGGCCGCATTGTGAATCTGTCAAGCGGATTGACCCGCTTTGCCTTGCCAGGCTTCGCCGCCTATGCCGCCGTGAAAGGTGCGGTGGAGGTCTTGAGCCGCTACATGGCCAAGGAACTGGGGCCGCGGGGGATAGCGGTCAACACGGTGGCACCCGGTGCCATTGCGACCGACTTTGGTGGTGGTGCGGTGCGCGACAACCCTCAGCTGCATGACTTCATCGCCTCCCAGACGGCACTGGGCCGCGTCGGCGAGGCTGACGACATTGGGGCCATGGTGGCCTCACTGGCCACATCTGACAACCGCTGGATCAACGCCCAGCGCATTGAGGTTTCGGGTGGCATGTTTATTTAG
- a CDS encoding DUF1778 domain-containing protein: MPSGLNRTFSIATPTPPLKRIDLRTTPEIKKLTVRAASSEGVSSSAFLIACAQDRAQQMLAERETLTFSPRDWPAFFTAMDNLDQPPIAQSCNRK, translated from the coding sequence TTGCCCAGTGGACTCAACAGAACATTCTCAATAGCAACTCCGACCCCACCGCTTAAACGCATTGACCTGCGTACCACGCCTGAAATCAAGAAATTAACTGTGCGCGCTGCAAGCTCAGAGGGCGTGAGTTCGAGTGCATTTTTGATTGCCTGCGCACAGGATCGAGCCCAACAAATGCTGGCCGAGCGCGAAACTTTGACGTTTTCACCCCGCGACTGGCCCGCGTTTTTTACCGCCATGGACAACCTCGATCAACCCCCCATAGCTCAAAGCTGTAACCGTAAGTGA
- a CDS encoding rhodanese-related sulfurtransferase, producing the protein MPTTTYLTAAFYKFVTLSDYKSRKAPLLAFCEQRKVKGTILLAREGINSTIAGMPDDVHAVLAYLRSDPLLADLQHKESFAETAPFHRMKVRLKQEIVTMGVPGTDPTHIVGTYVKPENWNALIADPDVVVVDTRNDYEVAIGTFRGAIDPHIRTFSALPAWTEQAEQLRPTADGKKPKVAMFCTGGIRCEKSTAYMRSQGYDEVYHLEGGILKYLETVPPDESLWEGTCFVFDERVSVDHGLTPGTHKLCRGCRMPLEDGAQESHLFELGVSCPRCHASMSDVQRSRARERQRQWVLAKARGNAHIGETTPPVLSKPVPSDLASACSPTKAAG; encoded by the coding sequence ATGCCGACCACCACTTACCTAACCGCAGCCTTCTACAAATTCGTCACGCTCTCGGACTACAAATCCCGCAAGGCTCCCCTGCTTGCGTTTTGCGAGCAGCGCAAGGTGAAGGGCACTATTCTTTTGGCACGTGAGGGCATCAACAGCACCATTGCTGGTATGCCCGATGACGTACACGCGGTGCTGGCCTATTTGCGCAGCGACCCGCTCTTAGCAGACCTGCAACACAAGGAATCGTTCGCTGAGACAGCGCCATTTCACCGCATGAAGGTGCGTTTGAAGCAAGAAATCGTCACCATGGGCGTGCCTGGCACAGACCCCACCCACATCGTTGGAACTTACGTCAAGCCGGAGAACTGGAATGCGCTGATTGCCGATCCCGATGTGGTGGTGGTAGACACGCGCAATGACTACGAGGTGGCCATTGGCACCTTTCGTGGTGCGATAGACCCTCACATCCGTACGTTTTCGGCGTTGCCCGCCTGGACCGAACAGGCAGAGCAACTGCGCCCCACAGCCGACGGCAAAAAGCCGAAAGTTGCCATGTTTTGCACCGGGGGCATTCGCTGCGAAAAGTCCACCGCGTACATGCGCTCCCAAGGCTATGACGAGGTCTACCACCTCGAAGGCGGCATCCTCAAATACCTAGAGACTGTGCCGCCAGATGAAAGCCTATGGGAAGGTACTTGCTTTGTATTTGACGAGCGCGTGTCGGTAGACCACGGCCTGACACCGGGTACCCACAAGCTGTGCCGAGGTTGCCGCATGCCACTGGAGGACGGCGCGCAGGAGTCGCACCTGTTTGAACTGGGTGTGAGCTGCCCGCGCTGCCATGCCAGCATGAGCGATGTCCAAAGGAGCCGGGCCCGGGAACGCCAGCGCCAATGGGTTCTAGCCAAAGCACGCGGTAACGCCCACATTGGCGAAACCACGCCACCCGTGCTCAGCAAACCCGTCCCATCCGATCTCGCCAGCGCCTGCTCCCCGACCAAAGCCGCTGGCTGA
- a CDS encoding DUF4160 domain-containing protein, with amino-acid sequence MAPTIVRDGQFRLFFFSREETSIHVYVAHVDGKAKFWLTPQVVWANHTGLSVAQIRQAQAVVNAYLKERQDAWNHHFGS; translated from the coding sequence ATGGCACCTACCATTGTTCGTGACGGTCAATTTCGTCTTTTCTTTTTTTCTCGGGAGGAGACGAGCATTCATGTGTATGTTGCGCACGTTGACGGCAAAGCGAAGTTTTGGCTGACACCGCAGGTGGTTTGGGCCAACCATACGGGTCTTTCTGTTGCGCAAATTCGGCAAGCGCAAGCAGTCGTGAATGCCTATTTGAAGGAGAGACAAGATGCCTGGAACCACCACTTTGGCAGCTGA
- a CDS encoding XRE family transcriptional regulator produces the protein MAHKFSELRARMPPQAQARSAAKAQIMLAEMPLNELRQARGLSQKMLADVLHVQQPSIAKMEKRTDMYLSTLRSHIEAMGGQLEVVARFPDGVVKISNFAELGQPAVA, from the coding sequence ATGGCTCATAAATTCAGTGAACTACGTGCTCGCATGCCACCACAGGCGCAGGCACGCTCTGCCGCCAAGGCTCAAATCATGCTGGCTGAGATGCCTCTTAACGAACTGCGCCAAGCGCGTGGGCTCTCCCAAAAAATGCTGGCAGACGTGCTGCATGTTCAGCAGCCATCCATCGCCAAAATGGAAAAGCGAACCGACATGTATTTGTCCACTTTGCGCAGCCACATTGAAGCTATGGGTGGTCAATTGGAAGTGGTTGCGCGTTTTCCAGACGGAGTGGTAAAGATCAGCAATTTTGCCGAACTGGGTCAGCCAGCGGTAGCTTGA
- a CDS encoding type II toxin-antitoxin system RelE/ParE family toxin has protein sequence MTWDVEYTDEFGDWWASLSEDEQEALDSSVRLLEARGPALGFPHSSGINGSRHQHMRELRTQQGGKPLRTLYAFDPRRSAILLIGGDKTGDGRWYDTHIPVADQLYDQHIEQLRKEGLINGS, from the coding sequence ATGACTTGGGACGTTGAATACACAGATGAGTTCGGTGACTGGTGGGCGAGCCTGTCAGAAGATGAGCAGGAAGCGCTTGATTCGAGCGTGCGATTGCTTGAGGCTCGGGGGCCAGCGCTTGGCTTTCCACACAGTAGCGGCATCAACGGATCGAGACATCAACACATGCGCGAGCTGCGCACTCAACAGGGTGGAAAACCGTTACGCACGCTGTACGCATTTGATCCTCGTCGCTCAGCCATTTTGTTGATTGGCGGGGACAAAACGGGTGACGGTCGCTGGTACGACACCCACATACCGGTAGCCGATCAACTCTACGATCAACATATTGAACAACTTCGAAAGGAAGGGCTGATCAATGGCTCATAA
- a CDS encoding GNAT family N-acetyltransferase yields MTGFDGQIELLAKHHERKHFACGESALDDYLHRLARQHADAKISRTYVASVGDRILGYYSLAMSAIRRDQLPPVHHKRFPNYPVPVARLARLAVDQSQQGKGLGKLLLLDALYRCHRLSAEIGSVGVVVDAKNASAQSFYKLMNFEEFPDTPLTLWLPGHALTRLFGI; encoded by the coding sequence ATGACGGGTTTTGACGGCCAGATTGAGTTGCTGGCCAAACACCATGAGCGCAAGCACTTTGCCTGCGGCGAAAGTGCGTTGGATGACTACTTGCACCGCCTGGCCCGCCAGCATGCCGATGCCAAAATCAGCCGAACTTACGTGGCGAGCGTTGGGGATCGCATTCTGGGTTACTACAGCCTGGCCATGTCAGCCATCCGCCGGGATCAGTTGCCGCCAGTGCATCACAAGCGCTTTCCGAATTACCCGGTGCCGGTGGCCCGCCTGGCGCGATTGGCCGTTGACCAAAGCCAACAGGGCAAGGGGCTGGGCAAGTTGCTGCTGCTGGATGCGCTGTACCGCTGTCACCGCCTGTCCGCCGAAATTGGCTCGGTCGGCGTGGTGGTGGATGCCAAAAATGCATCTGCGCAGAGCTTCTACAAGCTGATGAATTTTGAGGAATTTCCAGACACTCCCTTGACGCTTTGGCTGCCCGGTCACGCCCTCACACGGCTGTTTGGCATTTGA
- a CDS encoding DUF1778 domain-containing protein, translating to MTTLTPPLERIDLRTTPEIKELIVRAASAAGVSLSAFLIASAQDRAKQLLAERETLTFSPRDWNAFFAALDNTDKPRPQLEAAAQDYLTWRAQSAAAK from the coding sequence ATGACAACTTTGACACCCCCACTTGAACGCATTGACCTGCGCACTACCCCTGAAATCAAGGAATTGATCGTGCGCGCCGCTAGCGCAGCGGGCGTGAGTTTGAGTGCGTTTTTGATTGCCAGTGCACAGGATCGGGCCAAGCAGTTACTGGCCGAGCGCGAAACATTGACGTTTTCACCTCGTGACTGGAACGCTTTTTTTGCCGCGCTGGACAACACTGATAAGCCGCGTCCGCAGCTCGAAGCTGCCGCTCAGGACTACCTGACCTGGCGTGCGCAAAGCGCAGCCGCCAAGTAA
- a CDS encoding PD-(D/E)XK motif protein, with product MTEITQERWTRLREQRPSHEDIYEAAADDFEAALISVSSDGRLHLLLAIDLAPPSLPPDLPSLQVRILEGEQMWMDVSARSHHEELLTLVANKVLYAIRTEGRDPAVSVERIIDDMRAALRPLVPDLGTTEQIGLFGELWVLSNVLFPTLGTRVCHLWSGPESERHDFVGQGVHVEVKTTTKSEPRHEISRLDQLRAPAGKRLLFISVLLERSLGGDETLADRVDEIREKLGTDGHALDVFESRLAQLGWHEGLRQTGALLRFNFRDVHVFEVAGSFPRLPDDYIPPLGVIGIKYSINVGSLPSLDATDVRCILEFV from the coding sequence ATGACTGAAATCACGCAAGAGCGGTGGACACGCCTGCGTGAGCAGAGGCCATCTCACGAGGATATTTACGAAGCGGCTGCAGACGATTTTGAAGCCGCGCTGATCAGTGTTTCAAGCGACGGGCGATTGCACCTGCTCCTGGCGATCGATCTCGCACCGCCGAGCTTGCCTCCGGACCTGCCGAGCCTTCAGGTCCGGATCCTGGAGGGTGAACAAATGTGGATGGATGTTTCCGCCCGCAGTCATCACGAAGAGCTGCTCACGCTGGTTGCTAACAAGGTCCTCTATGCAATTCGCACCGAAGGCCGTGATCCTGCGGTCTCGGTCGAACGGATCATCGACGACATGCGCGCAGCGCTGCGTCCGCTTGTACCCGACCTGGGCACGACGGAACAGATCGGACTGTTCGGCGAACTCTGGGTGCTTTCGAATGTCCTTTTTCCGACGCTCGGCACCCGGGTCTGCCACTTGTGGAGTGGTCCCGAGAGCGAACGCCACGACTTCGTCGGACAGGGTGTTCACGTGGAAGTGAAAACCACGACAAAGTCTGAGCCAAGGCATGAAATCTCCCGTCTTGATCAGCTTCGAGCCCCCGCCGGCAAGCGCCTCCTCTTCATCAGCGTGCTACTTGAGAGAAGTCTGGGCGGTGATGAAACGCTCGCAGACCGCGTAGATGAAATTCGGGAAAAGCTGGGAACAGACGGGCACGCGCTTGACGTCTTCGAATCTCGCTTGGCGCAGCTCGGTTGGCACGAAGGCCTTCGGCAGACGGGTGCGCTTTTGAGATTTAATTTCCGAGATGTCCACGTGTTCGAGGTAGCCGGATCATTTCCGCGACTCCCTGATGACTACATACCACCGCTGGGCGTTATCGGCATCAAATACAGCATCAATGTGGGCAGCCTGCCATCTCTCGATGCCACGGATGTCCGGTGCATTCTCGAGTTCGTCTGA
- a CDS encoding Z1 domain-containing protein, producing MQVRLSQPLTLRPRLALWTDGTSWTNWSRHEAYLRSQPKWKSHQIASITEESLRIISKTTPIGRPEFQCRGLVVGYVQSGKTANFTAVAARAADIGYRLIIVLSGIHDSLRNQTQRRLDLELAGVGVDWITLTDETTDFHEPAVADGFASTGTVLIVAKKITPILKRLNQWFGKLEGRLADVPVLLIDDEADQASINTRGNRRDPSIDMEIAPDDDTSPSLTNALIRDILRKIPRATYIAYTATPFANILIDPDASDNQVGEDLFPKDFVVQLPRPDGYTGTEELFGTSAQGRDVLRPVDPADVNALKPKQRKKSEAIVARGPLDLPQSLADALLTFALVGAIRLLRGQSGKPHTMLVHVSQLQQDQLRIGEAIKDQIRNWFHHENAEPGVLRHMFRSTLAGLGTVELPCAEEVVLEDAVTNLARLEVVVLNSTTGDELEYDVKPERQLVAVGGNRLSRGLTLEGLTIAYFLRTTSLADALLQMARWYGFRAGYEDLIRIWTTEGIAQWFVELALVEESLRDSITALNKAGRRPDQMAIRMRVHSKLLLTSKNKSRMQTDDARSWSGENPQTILFPLYDRELLERNVDLASELLRQHPPTQDAHGGAIAHDVPAEDIALFLRRYEGHPNSIAFQGAEIADWILGRAEAGELVNWTMFVANPQRERQVLLGGRPFGLVRRSLQANESIGILIDPRHEGVDLHGGPENYRVASGFNARAMRDERPARQGLLLLYPLDPEPLRAPTRAVLGLALSLPQTTDGKQRFVVNRGIRHD from the coding sequence ATGCAAGTCAGACTGTCACAGCCTCTCACACTGAGGCCCAGGCTTGCCCTGTGGACGGACGGCACGTCCTGGACCAACTGGTCCCGGCATGAAGCCTATTTGCGGTCCCAGCCCAAGTGGAAGTCGCACCAGATCGCGTCGATAACGGAAGAGTCGCTTCGGATCATCTCGAAGACTACGCCGATAGGCCGCCCGGAATTTCAGTGTCGAGGTCTGGTAGTCGGATATGTCCAGTCCGGCAAGACGGCCAACTTCACGGCTGTGGCAGCACGCGCGGCTGATATCGGTTACCGGCTAATCATCGTGCTTTCGGGCATCCACGACTCCCTACGGAACCAGACACAGCGGCGGCTGGATCTAGAGTTGGCCGGTGTTGGCGTCGACTGGATCACTCTGACCGACGAAACCACTGATTTCCACGAACCGGCGGTCGCTGACGGGTTTGCATCGACCGGCACCGTTCTGATCGTCGCCAAGAAAATCACGCCGATCCTGAAGCGACTCAATCAGTGGTTCGGAAAACTCGAAGGTCGACTCGCAGATGTACCAGTCCTTCTCATTGATGACGAGGCCGATCAGGCATCTATCAACACGCGCGGAAATCGCCGCGACCCGAGCATTGACATGGAGATTGCGCCGGATGACGACACTTCACCGTCGCTGACAAATGCCCTGATCCGCGACATTCTTAGGAAAATCCCGCGCGCCACATACATTGCCTACACGGCAACGCCGTTCGCGAACATCCTCATCGATCCAGATGCCAGCGACAACCAAGTCGGCGAAGACCTTTTTCCCAAGGATTTTGTTGTACAGCTCCCGCGGCCGGACGGTTACACAGGGACGGAGGAGCTCTTTGGTACAAGTGCTCAGGGGCGCGATGTGCTGCGCCCTGTGGATCCTGCAGATGTAAATGCGCTGAAGCCAAAGCAGCGCAAAAAAAGCGAAGCAATCGTTGCCAGAGGGCCGCTTGATCTACCCCAATCGCTGGCAGATGCCCTTCTGACGTTTGCGCTCGTTGGCGCAATCAGATTGCTGCGGGGACAGTCAGGCAAGCCGCACACAATGCTGGTACACGTGTCACAGCTCCAGCAGGATCAGCTGCGCATCGGGGAAGCGATCAAGGATCAGATCCGCAACTGGTTCCATCACGAGAACGCTGAACCCGGCGTGCTCAGACATATGTTCCGGTCGACGCTGGCCGGACTGGGTACTGTCGAGCTGCCATGTGCCGAGGAGGTCGTTCTTGAAGATGCGGTAACGAACTTGGCCCGTCTGGAAGTCGTCGTGCTCAACAGCACCACTGGTGACGAACTGGAGTACGACGTTAAGCCCGAACGGCAGCTCGTAGCAGTTGGCGGCAATCGGCTGTCACGCGGATTGACACTCGAAGGCCTGACGATCGCCTACTTCCTGCGCACAACAAGCCTAGCTGACGCCCTGCTCCAGATGGCGCGTTGGTACGGCTTCCGTGCGGGGTATGAGGACCTGATCCGCATATGGACAACCGAAGGCATCGCACAGTGGTTCGTGGAGCTGGCACTGGTCGAAGAGTCCCTGCGAGACTCCATTACAGCACTGAACAAGGCAGGCCGAAGACCCGATCAGATGGCGATCCGGATGCGCGTCCATTCAAAGCTCCTTCTGACCAGCAAGAACAAGAGCAGGATGCAGACGGATGACGCTCGTTCATGGTCTGGCGAGAACCCGCAGACCATCCTGTTCCCCCTGTACGACAGAGAGCTGCTGGAACGGAACGTCGATCTGGCATCGGAGCTGCTGCGCCAGCATCCACCAACACAGGACGCTCACGGCGGAGCCATCGCGCATGATGTGCCGGCAGAGGACATCGCGCTGTTTCTGCGACGCTATGAAGGACACCCGAACAGCATTGCGTTTCAGGGAGCTGAGATTGCGGACTGGATCCTGGGGCGTGCTGAAGCGGGGGAGCTGGTGAACTGGACGATGTTCGTGGCCAATCCGCAGCGGGAACGGCAGGTACTTCTCGGAGGAAGGCCTTTCGGTCTCGTGCGGCGTTCGTTGCAGGCCAACGAGTCTATCGGTATCCTTATCGATCCGCGTCATGAAGGTGTCGATCTGCATGGCGGACCTGAAAACTACCGGGTAGCCTCCGGCTTCAATGCAAGGGCGATGCGCGATGAGCGCCCGGCCCGGCAGGGGCTGCTCCTGCTCTACCCCCTTGATCCCGAACCACTACGCGCACCGACACGGGCAGTGCTGGGTCTCGCTCTGTCTCTGCCCCAGACAACGGACGGCAAACAACGATTTGTCGTGAACCGGGGGATTCGCCATGACTGA
- a CDS encoding ATP-binding protein, translated as MKFTILRLLTHSELGMFHEYRRQGKERAKQRAINFDWDVVDAVFPSAKDSDIIAINCRRLEDENTVVEVASWLKRQHRNWRFEGDCPTSPHYSFVDPNVLFAMIVDASTTPATASWVVIPADHPAHAAILGHGESARLGKSAMIALYGNEGEHSQGVLATHFPQLFKEVETVSVTLQQEYDSSSDDDDVPPDPLGLFKILARAGHNLPSAVADLVDNSLSHGAREICITFPNPNAGGRWMCIRDDGAGMTPLGLRNAMKIGHQRDYDDADLGKFGYGLKGAAWSQADRLTVVSKAAGDKVTTLTWDKDHLAKTRRWALLTDPVASAHASSVEIGDSGTAVLLTQMRPAMEPTKGKADSPYAQELAAIKSHLELVFHRYLEGKARGREKVVIRLNNDTLRANNPMGHPLTKEYDQHRIELPSPTTDKTPALYVRAYVTPNEAEFDEYVKPLTPLEQRVERERHSLNGRANDAQGLYFYRLDRLIKWGGWEDLFAKDEHTKLIRVAIDFDRLADEQLQVDISKQLVRLPFAIIKPLEDLIKTPRAAARLRYNKKEKGTPTSADGGKTGSPAGKPATDGGLPPASVSGGATVGGASPTPTPKKDKTSVRIVSSGTKPWQRKTGFKGEEVEVTPLVPALVALVQLIDKDADAKTALSEFLRVLETAGVPDLLTDKA; from the coding sequence GTGAAGTTCACAATCCTTCGTCTTCTGACTCATTCCGAACTCGGCATGTTTCATGAGTACCGCCGTCAGGGGAAGGAGCGAGCGAAGCAGCGCGCCATCAACTTCGACTGGGATGTCGTCGATGCGGTTTTCCCTTCGGCCAAAGACTCGGACATCATTGCCATCAACTGTCGGCGCCTCGAAGATGAGAACACTGTTGTCGAGGTTGCATCATGGCTCAAGCGTCAACACAGAAACTGGAGGTTCGAAGGAGACTGTCCGACGAGCCCCCACTACAGCTTCGTCGACCCCAACGTCCTGTTCGCGATGATTGTCGATGCCTCGACAACCCCGGCAACAGCATCGTGGGTTGTCATTCCCGCTGACCACCCTGCCCACGCAGCTATCCTCGGCCACGGGGAGAGCGCACGGCTCGGAAAGTCCGCAATGATCGCGTTATATGGTAATGAAGGCGAACACAGCCAGGGTGTACTGGCAACGCATTTCCCACAGCTATTCAAGGAGGTAGAAACAGTGTCCGTGACCTTACAACAAGAATACGACAGCAGCAGTGACGATGATGATGTCCCCCCCGATCCGCTTGGCCTGTTCAAGATCCTGGCGCGTGCCGGTCACAACCTCCCCAGCGCTGTTGCCGATCTGGTGGACAACAGCCTCTCACATGGTGCACGGGAGATCTGCATCACGTTCCCAAATCCAAATGCGGGCGGCAGGTGGATGTGCATTCGCGATGACGGCGCGGGCATGACGCCCTTGGGTTTGCGCAATGCAATGAAGATCGGACATCAGCGCGATTACGATGACGCTGATTTGGGCAAGTTCGGCTACGGCCTGAAAGGTGCCGCATGGTCACAGGCAGATCGCCTCACCGTGGTATCGAAGGCCGCCGGAGACAAAGTCACGACTCTTACCTGGGACAAGGATCATCTTGCGAAGACACGGCGTTGGGCGTTGCTGACCGACCCCGTAGCTTCCGCCCATGCTTCCTCGGTGGAAATTGGCGATTCGGGCACCGCCGTGCTGCTCACGCAGATGCGCCCAGCGATGGAGCCGACAAAGGGCAAGGCAGATTCCCCCTACGCACAGGAACTTGCTGCAATCAAATCCCACCTTGAGCTGGTTTTCCACCGGTATCTTGAAGGCAAGGCGCGCGGTCGTGAGAAGGTGGTCATCCGGTTGAATAACGATACGTTGCGGGCCAACAATCCTATGGGCCATCCGTTGACCAAGGAGTATGACCAGCACCGCATCGAGTTACCAAGCCCGACAACGGACAAAACGCCTGCCCTCTACGTTCGTGCGTATGTCACGCCAAACGAGGCGGAGTTCGATGAGTACGTCAAACCGTTGACTCCGCTGGAGCAACGCGTCGAACGCGAGCGCCATAGCCTGAACGGCCGCGCCAACGATGCTCAGGGTTTGTATTTCTACCGCCTCGATCGCCTCATCAAGTGGGGTGGCTGGGAGGATCTGTTCGCTAAGGATGAGCACACAAAGCTGATTCGTGTCGCGATTGACTTCGACAGGCTGGCGGATGAGCAACTGCAGGTGGATATCAGCAAGCAGCTAGTCCGTCTGCCATTTGCCATCATCAAACCCCTTGAGGACCTCATCAAGACTCCTCGCGCAGCAGCCCGTCTCAGATACAACAAAAAGGAGAAAGGCACCCCGACATCGGCAGACGGTGGGAAGACGGGCTCGCCGGCAGGCAAACCTGCTACAGACGGCGGTTTGCCTCCAGCGTCAGTTTCAGGAGGCGCTACTGTGGGTGGCGCTTCTCCTACGCCTACGCCAAAAAAGGACAAAACTTCGGTCCGCATCGTCAGCAGCGGTACCAAGCCATGGCAGCGCAAGACCGGATTCAAGGGAGAAGAAGTCGAAGTCACGCCGCTGGTGCCGGCACTGGTAGCGCTTGTGCAGCTCATCGACAAAGATGCCGATGCCAAGACTGCCCTCTCTGAATTCCTCCGTGTACTGGAGACGGCCGGCGTTCCCGACCTGCTGACGGACAAGGCCTGA